In Hyperolius riggenbachi isolate aHypRig1 chromosome 10, aHypRig1.pri, whole genome shotgun sequence, a genomic segment contains:
- the LOC137534666 gene encoding gastrula zinc finger protein XlCGF57.1-like, with protein sequence MENRPPLTSPDGSNNRNPPERCTGPLYSQDCTQKDPTIPQHYQSEEQIDSKVKVKEEEETYVRDDQQATEDGQQMKTIKEEEEEKYMKGDQQSPEEGYMIVTVKEEEEEEADEKGDPGTVKREDCNLDISTDGEDVGNTSEGRLISPPDDNTEDNGATQYSPGGIPVTGNTHHRLDEKRSPDSSNPDRSHPITPNIYTRLQDTNKSPNQCGSGDSSGKSGISTKTFPSSESDQGIHSSEGPFLCSECGKSFPKKAGLIKHQKIHASEQPFSCSDCGKQYTRWSAFLAHQKIHTGEHVFQCVECGKCFSRNTALVKHQRIHTGERPFSCSECGKSFTQKDHLLKHQRIHTGEHPFSCSECGKCFNQKSTLLRHQAIHAGERPFSCSECGKSFNWKSSFLAHQRLHTGESCFTCTECGKSFIWKSAFLAHQRLHTGERPFSCSECGKQFNHRSALLTHQKIHTAECSLPCFVCGQRFRHKRDLKRHHKEHTGMRMFSC encoded by the exons ATGGAGAATCGGccacccctcacatcaccgg atggatccaataacagaaacccaccagagagatgcacaggtcctctttattcccaggactgTACACAGAAAGATCCCACCATCCCGCAACATTATCAG AGTGAAGAACAGATTGATTCCAAAGTtaaggttaaagaggaagaagagacatatgtgagggatGATCAGCAGGCTACGGAGGACGGTCAACAGAtgaagacaattaaagaggaggaagaagagaagtacaTGAAGGGGGATCAGCAGTCTCCAGAGGAGGGTTACATGATAGTgacagttaaagaggaggaagaagaggaggcggATGAGAAGGGTGATCCGGGGACTGTTAAACGAGAGGATTGTAATCTGGATATCAGCACAG ATGGAGAGGATGTGGGGAACACCTCAGAGGGACGTCTTATCTCACCTCCAGATGATAATACAGAAGATAATGGGGCCACACAATATTCTCCAGGAGGAATCCCCGTTACCGGAAATACACATCACAGACTTGATGAGAAGAGATCACCGGATTCCTCTAATCCTGACAGATCTCATCCCATTACCCCAAATATTTACACAAGATTGCAAGATACAAATAAGTCACCTAATCAATGTGGTTCTGGAGACTCTTCAGGTAAATCGGGTATTTCTACAAAAACATTTCCCTCATCAGAATCGGACCAGGGAATTCACTCAAGTGAAGGTCCTTTcctgtgttcagagtgtgggaaatcgtTTCCAAAGAAGGCAGGCCTTATTaaacaccagaaaatacacgctaGTGAGCAGCCGTTTTcatgttcagattgtgggaaACAGTACACAAGGTGGTCCGCTTTTCTTGCTCACCAGAAAATTCACACCGGTGAGCATGTTTTTCAGTGcgtagagtgtgggaaatgtttttctagGAATACAGCTCTTGTTAAACACCAGAGAATACACACTGGTGAGCGGCCTttttcttgttcagagtgtgggaaaagcttcACTCAGAAAGATCACCTCCTTAAACACCAGAGGATTCACACAGGGGAGCATCccttttcatgttctgagtgtgggaaatgctttaatCAGAAATCCACTCTTCTTAGACACCAAGCGATCCACGCTGGCGAGCGTCCTttttcttgttcagagtgtgggaaaagttttaacTGGAAATCGTCTTTTCTTGCACACCAAAGGCTCCACACAGGGGAGAGTTGTTTTACATGTACAGAATGCGGGAAAAGTTTTAtttggaaatcagcatttcttgCACACCAAAGACTTCACACGGGTGAGCGGCCATTttcgtgttcagagtgtgggaagcaGTTTAATCACAGGTCAGCCCTTCTTACGCACCAGAAAATTCACACAGCGGAATGTTCTTTACCGTGCTTTGTTTGTGGACAGCGTTTCAGGCATAAACGAGATCTTAAGCGACATCATAAAGAACACACTGGCATGCGTATGTTTTCATGCTGA